Proteins co-encoded in one Stomoxys calcitrans chromosome 5, idStoCalc2.1, whole genome shotgun sequence genomic window:
- the LOC106088757 gene encoding troponin C: MSEQEYDKEQLRILRNAFKAFDHEDKGFIEHADVHQILEILGQKLDEKAVKALIKEVDKGNSGKLDFSQFCKLAARFVEVEEDGPVLMGELKEAFRVYDKEGKGYLPIATLRSILHELDDKLSNQDLDMIIDEIDADGSGTVDFDEFVQVMTG, translated from the exons AGTGAACAAGAATACGACAAGGAACAGTTGAGAA TTTTGCGCAACGCTTTCAAGGCATTCGACCATGAGGACAAAGGTTTCATTGAGCATGCCGATGTCCATCAGATCCTTGAAATTTTAGGCCAGAAATTGGATGAGAAGGCCGTCAAGGCCCTCATCAAAGAGGTCGACAAAGGCAATAGTGGCAAATTGGACTTCTCTCAGTTTTGCAAATTGGCCGCCCGCTTCGTGGAGGTGGAAGAGGATGGACCTGTGCTAATGGGTGAATTGAAGGAGGCTTTCCGTGTCTACGACAAGGAGGGCAAAGGCTATTTGCCCATTGCCACATTGCGTAGTATCTTGCACGAATTAGATGATAAGTTGTCGAATCAGGATTTGGATATGATCATTGATGAAATTGATGCTGATGGTTCCGGTACAGTAGATTTCGATG AATTTGTGCAAGTGATGACAG